The Urocitellus parryii isolate mUroPar1 chromosome 6, mUroPar1.hap1, whole genome shotgun sequence genome includes a window with the following:
- the LOC144255430 gene encoding granzyme B-like produces the protein MKPLLLLLVFLLCPRAEAGKIIGGREAVPHSHPYMALLRIKTLTKTKRCGGFLVREDFVLTAAHCWKRSKSITVILGAHNIKDNEKTQQIIPVKKAFPHPDYKCSYSNDIMLLQLEKKAKLTTEVSLLKLPSRKSQVTPGMVCTVAGWGLIGQNTSTTKLHEVQLEIQKDKECLSRFKLLYNSTIQMCVGNPKENKTSFKGDSGGPLVCQNVAQGIVSFGKKKGIPPRVYTRISSFRLWIEKTMKSFKLQGPD, from the exons ATGAAGCCACTCCTGCTCCTGTTGGTCTTTCTTCTGTGTCCAAGGGCAGAGGCAG GGAAAATCATCGGGGGCCGGGAAGCTGTGCCTCATTCCCATCCCTACATGGCACTTCTTCGGATCAAGACTCTAACTAAAACAAAACGATGTGGGGGTTTCCTTGTACGTGAGGACTTTGTCCTGACAGCAGCCCACTGCTGGAAAAG GAGCAAATCCATCACTGTCATCCTGGGGGCCCACAACATCAAAGACAATGAGAAGACCCAGCAGATCATCCCTGTAAAAAAAGCCTTCCCCCACCCAGATTACAAATGCAGCTATTCCAATGACATCATGTTACTGCAG TTGGAAAAGAAGGCCAAGCTGACTACTGAGGTGAGCCTCCTCAAATTACCCTCAAGAAAATCCCAGGTTACACCAGGGATGGTGTGCACTGTGGCTGGATGGGGACTCATTGGCCAAAATACATCCACAACAAAACTGCATGAGGTACAGCTTGAAATCCAAAAGGACAAGGAATGTCTCTCTCGTTTCAAATTATTATACAACTCCACCATCCAGATGTGTGTGGGGAATCCAAAGGAGAACAAGACTTCTTTTAAG GGAGACTCTGGGGGGCCCCTTGTGTGTCAAAATGTGGCCCAGGGCATTGTGTCCTTTGGGAAAAAGAAGGGGATACCTCCACGTGTCTACACCAGAATCTCAAGCTTTAGGCTCTGGAttgaaaaaacaatgaaatcctTCAAACTCCAGGGACCAGACTGA